One genomic region from Dehalococcoidales bacterium encodes:
- a CDS encoding ECF transporter S component: MNSRSNIRNRLYVLVMFFAATATLLLAIYAPAWLGRGPNWGLVVMLITGLIIIAVFYEFETRKISSKEIALISMMGTLSAISRIPFAPIPNVQPATFIIICTGYVFGPMAGFMTGALTAIISNMFLGHGPWTLFQIFGWGLAGVIPGILPHSRTYIWMLTVFGLIWGYFYGAIVNIWFWASLIYPLTWQTFLLSMLNSVWFDTMHAIANMVFMLVLGKRVISILLKWNQRFFWQIGTSSDNLPIS; this comes from the coding sequence GTGAATAGCCGCTCAAATATCCGTAATCGCCTTTATGTCCTGGTGATGTTTTTTGCCGCTACAGCAACTCTTCTGCTGGCTATATATGCACCAGCATGGCTTGGGAGGGGTCCGAACTGGGGATTAGTCGTCATGCTGATTACCGGCTTAATAATTATTGCCGTATTTTACGAATTTGAAACGCGAAAAATATCGTCCAAGGAAATCGCGTTAATCAGTATGATGGGCACACTGTCTGCCATATCACGGATCCCGTTTGCACCAATCCCCAACGTCCAACCGGCAACTTTTATCATAATCTGCACCGGATATGTATTTGGGCCGATGGCCGGATTTATGACCGGAGCGTTAACCGCAATTATTTCTAATATGTTCCTCGGACACGGCCCGTGGACGTTGTTTCAGATTTTTGGCTGGGGTTTGGCAGGGGTAATCCCAGGCATTCTTCCCCATAGCAGAACTTATATCTGGATGTTGACCGTTTTTGGACTAATCTGGGGATACTTCTATGGAGCCATTGTAAATATCTGGTTCTGGGCATCTCTGATATACCCCTTGACATGGCAAACATTTCTCCTTTCAATGTTGAACAGCGTTTGGTTTGATACCATGCACGCGATAGCCAACATGGTGTTTATGCTGGTATTGGGTAAGCGCGTCATCAGCATACTTCTCAAATGGAATCAGAGGTTCTTCTGGCAAATCGGCACATCGAGTGACAATCTGCCAATAAGCTAA
- a CDS encoding glycosyltransferase 87 family protein — MDFKKIALQLKEYFSSPSRQLLLFGLIHSLILVFWLNFSSFEIRIHPDVELYFEYAELMFSGELPYRDFGVEYPPLALLFLLIPRLFSANLAGYADVFAVLMLMFDLLGLFFTSRLSRRLGLGHFTTLSIYTIAFFILGDIVINRFDIIPAVLSLGAVYYFLNHKNKTAWFFLALGVLSKLYPAVLAPLFALPHIRKREFRPLVRGLAVFSITGLALVLPFLIASPDGFFDFISFHSDRGLQLESGYASLLMFGNMLGLTPVEIVLSYSSVDIWAPASDFLVSASTFITVAAVFTCYWFYFRQVADKNNSSSSLACFTVGVLALLLVSAKIFSTQFVIWLYPFIPLIDNRMRHPAWIIFGIIALLSQYIYPYNYGELMDFKQPAVIFLIVRNFLVFTLGVMAMYSVASSRNRIPVTDD; from the coding sequence ATGGATTTTAAGAAAATCGCATTACAACTCAAAGAATACTTCTCTTCTCCGAGCCGTCAGCTGCTGTTATTTGGCCTGATTCATTCATTAATCCTGGTTTTTTGGTTAAATTTTTCCAGCTTTGAAATTAGAATCCACCCTGATGTAGAGCTGTATTTTGAGTATGCCGAACTCATGTTTAGCGGCGAGCTGCCTTATCGCGATTTTGGTGTAGAATACCCTCCGCTTGCTCTACTTTTTCTGTTAATTCCGCGGTTATTCAGCGCCAACCTGGCTGGTTATGCTGATGTTTTTGCCGTATTAATGCTGATGTTTGACCTGCTCGGATTGTTTTTTACCAGCCGGCTGAGCCGCCGGCTGGGGCTTGGGCATTTTACTACCCTATCTATTTATACAATCGCATTCTTCATTCTTGGAGATATTGTTATCAACCGCTTCGATATAATACCGGCAGTATTGTCGCTGGGAGCAGTTTATTATTTCCTAAACCATAAAAACAAGACGGCTTGGTTCTTTTTGGCGCTTGGAGTCTTGAGTAAATTGTATCCAGCAGTTCTTGCCCCTTTGTTCGCATTGCCTCATATCCGTAAACGGGAATTTCGACCCCTGGTGAGGGGACTGGCTGTTTTTAGCATCACCGGTTTAGCGCTAGTGCTGCCATTTTTAATAGCCAGCCCGGACGGATTTTTTGATTTTATTAGTTTTCACTCTGATAGAGGGCTCCAGCTTGAATCTGGCTACGCTTCATTATTGATGTTTGGAAACATGCTGGGTCTCACCCCTGTGGAAATCGTACTTTCCTACTCATCAGTGGATATTTGGGCACCAGCTTCTGACTTTTTGGTTTCAGCCTCCACGTTTATTACTGTAGCGGCGGTTTTTACCTGTTATTGGTTCTATTTTCGCCAAGTCGCAGATAAAAACAATAGTAGCTCAAGTTTAGCCTGCTTCACTGTTGGAGTACTGGCACTTTTACTGGTCTCGGCTAAAATATTTTCTACCCAATTTGTAATATGGCTATATCCATTCATTCCCTTAATTGATAACCGAATGAGGCATCCCGCCTGGATAATATTCGGGATAATCGCGCTCTTGAGCCAATACATCTATCCATACAACTATGGAGAACTGATGGATTTTAAGCAGCCGGCGGTAATCTTCCTAATTGTTCGCAATTTCCTGGTTTTTACCCTTGGGGTAATGGCAATGTACTCAGTAGCCAGCTCGCGCAATCGCATTCCAGTTACGGACGATTGA
- a CDS encoding ornithine cyclodeaminase family protein (catalyzes the interconversion of alanine and pyruvate), whose product MKTLILSKTDVLQLINMRLVIKEVEKAFNEMASGLTKMPAKSYVALEKGDFRAMPAALVDASGVKWVNVHPQNYFHNLPTVMAIIIYNDPETGYPLAVMDASEITAYRTGATSAIASRYMANPKSSSLGLVGAGRQSLTQLEAHLELFDLERIRVFDIDEKRAQKLVDKYSHLPIQVAPIEEVCDCEIICTTTPATKPVVSYRWIKKGTHINAIGADAPGKQELETQIIQKAMVTVDDIEQASKSGEVNVPIQQGEFSVSEIAATLGDCIAGHVDCRFDQDDITVFDSTGIAIEDIAVARAVYTMAKQAIPGRYLEFDFLNQA is encoded by the coding sequence ATGAAAACCCTGATTCTTTCTAAAACCGATGTATTGCAACTGATAAACATGAGGCTGGTTATAAAGGAGGTCGAAAAAGCATTTAATGAGATGGCCTCTGGTTTGACCAAAATGCCTGCAAAATCATACGTTGCGCTAGAAAAGGGTGATTTCAGGGCCATGCCAGCCGCACTTGTAGACGCTTCCGGGGTAAAATGGGTTAATGTGCATCCGCAGAACTATTTTCATAATCTTCCTACTGTTATGGCAATAATAATCTACAACGACCCCGAAACCGGTTATCCCCTGGCAGTTATGGACGCAAGCGAGATTACCGCATACCGAACCGGTGCGACTTCAGCTATCGCGTCGAGGTATATGGCTAATCCCAAATCTTCCTCGCTTGGCTTGGTTGGTGCGGGGCGGCAATCTCTGACTCAACTTGAAGCTCATCTTGAATTATTCGATCTGGAAAGAATTAGAGTATTTGATATCGACGAAAAAAGAGCACAAAAATTGGTTGACAAATATTCGCACCTGCCAATACAAGTAGCTCCAATCGAAGAAGTTTGTGACTGTGAAATCATTTGCACAACCACACCGGCAACCAAGCCTGTAGTTAGCTATCGCTGGATAAAAAAAGGTACACATATCAATGCTATTGGAGCCGATGCCCCCGGCAAGCAGGAGCTTGAAACACAAATAATACAGAAGGCCATGGTGACAGTAGATGATATTGAACAGGCATCCAAATCCGGAGAGGTAAACGTACCAATACAACAAGGTGAGTTTTCAGTAAGTGAGATTGCAGCGACTCTTGGTGATTGTATCGCTGGCCATGTCGATTGCCGCTTTGATCAGGATGATATTACCGTATTTGACTCTACTGGTATTGCCATTGAGGATATTGCAGTAGCCAGGGCAGTTTATACCATGGCAAAACAAGCAATACCCGGGCGTTACCTCGAATTTGATTTTTTAAACCAAGCCTAA